In Achromobacter xylosoxidans A8, a single window of DNA contains:
- a CDS encoding LysR substrate-binding domain-containing protein: MSETPTLLQLRSRLRIRHLVLLDELGRVGNLHRAAEAMHLSQPALSKLLGEAEALAGQPLFERSHHGVAPTALGLLMIDRARLLLNELDATHAELAAAANGATGKVRAGIFPVVAHLLVPLAVQRLQETHPALRIELSEGLEKQLLPALRAGELDCVVGRLGVEGADADLQCEILYDEATAVVCGPAHPLAARRRLSGAALDRCRWVLPSRNAALYSMVAAAVSARGASFPQVAIESSAILTIVSLLQRTSLLSAVPLRVARALAENGQLAILPLALQARLHPVGIMTRRDARAAAAVSLFLNALRDAATTMRADASA, from the coding sequence ATGTCGGAAACCCCCACCTTGCTGCAGCTGCGGTCGCGCCTGCGCATCCGCCACCTGGTCTTGCTGGACGAGTTGGGGCGGGTGGGCAATCTGCACCGGGCGGCCGAAGCGATGCACCTCAGCCAGCCTGCATTGAGTAAGCTATTGGGCGAGGCTGAAGCGCTGGCCGGCCAGCCCTTGTTCGAACGTTCGCACCACGGCGTCGCGCCGACCGCGCTGGGCCTCTTGATGATCGACCGCGCGCGCCTGCTGCTCAACGAACTGGACGCAACGCACGCCGAACTCGCGGCCGCCGCCAACGGCGCGACCGGCAAGGTGCGGGCGGGCATTTTTCCCGTGGTGGCGCATCTGCTGGTGCCGCTTGCGGTGCAGCGCCTGCAAGAGACTCATCCCGCCTTGCGCATCGAGTTGTCCGAAGGCCTGGAGAAACAGCTGCTGCCGGCCTTGCGCGCGGGTGAACTGGACTGCGTTGTGGGGCGGCTGGGGGTGGAGGGGGCGGACGCCGACCTGCAATGCGAGATCCTTTACGACGAGGCCACCGCCGTCGTCTGCGGCCCGGCGCATCCGCTGGCTGCGCGCCGCCGCCTGAGCGGCGCGGCGCTGGACCGTTGCCGCTGGGTGCTGCCCTCGCGTAACGCGGCGCTCTACAGCATGGTCGCAGCCGCCGTCTCGGCGCGCGGCGCGAGCTTTCCACAGGTCGCCATCGAATCGAGCGCCATCCTGACCATTGTTTCGCTATTGCAGCGGACCTCGCTGCTGTCCGCCGTTCCGCTGCGCGTGGCGCGGGCCCTGGCCGAAAACGGGCAGTTGGCGATCCTGCCGCTGGCCCTGCAGGCGCGGCTACACCCCGTGGGCATCATGACGCGGCGCGATGCGCGCGCCGCCGCCGCCGTTTCGCTGTTTCTGAATGCCTTGCGAGACGCGGCCACCACGATGCGCGCCGACGCAAGCGCCTGA
- a CDS encoding autoinducer binding domain-containing protein, whose translation MKSWAQDLLLTTNSATSEQAVFTKVAAVAQELGFSYCAYGLRAALPFTNPQFVMISDYPIAWQERYAQARYLEIDPTVKHCSRSSIPIVWSDRVFAETPELWDEAQAVGLCVGWSQSNLDAYGTGGMLTLARQKEQLSDAELLSKELRMRWLVTAAHLAFSKVLLPRFKLAPNVPLTRRETEILKWAADGKTSSDVSEILAIAESTVRFHTKNAISKLGARNRTAAVARAALLGLLS comes from the coding sequence ATGAAGTCGTGGGCACAAGACCTTCTATTGACAACGAATAGCGCTACCTCGGAGCAAGCCGTTTTCACCAAGGTGGCGGCAGTAGCGCAAGAGCTGGGGTTTTCTTATTGCGCATATGGTTTGCGGGCTGCCCTGCCGTTTACCAACCCTCAGTTCGTAATGATCAGCGATTATCCGATCGCATGGCAGGAACGCTACGCACAGGCGCGCTACCTGGAAATCGATCCCACCGTGAAACATTGCAGCCGCTCCTCGATACCTATCGTATGGTCGGACAGGGTGTTTGCCGAAACGCCCGAACTTTGGGACGAGGCACAGGCGGTTGGACTCTGCGTAGGATGGTCTCAGTCGAACCTTGACGCATACGGAACCGGGGGCATGCTGACGCTGGCCAGGCAGAAGGAGCAGCTCTCCGATGCGGAACTGCTCAGCAAGGAATTGCGGATGCGATGGCTGGTGACGGCGGCGCACTTGGCATTCAGCAAGGTATTGCTGCCGCGATTCAAATTGGCGCCCAATGTGCCCCTGACTCGTCGCGAGACTGAAATTCTAAAATGGGCGGCGGATGGAAAGACCAGCAGCGACGTGTCCGAAATACTGGCAATTGCCGAGTCTACGGTCAGATTTCATACGAAGAACGCGATCTCCAAGCTCGGCGCCCGGAATCGG